A section of the Caballeronia sp. M1242 genome encodes:
- a CDS encoding catalase has protein sequence MTTQRLTTASGAPVGDNQNSQTAGPRGPVTLQDFWLIEKLAHFDREVIPERRVHAKGSGAFGTLRVTHDISRYTKAKLFNEIGKETPIFMRFSTVAGERGAADAERDVRGFSIKFYTEEGNWDVVGNNTPVFFIRDPLKFPDFIHTQKRDPYTNLRSNVAAWDFWSRHPESLHQVTILMSDRGIPKNYRQMHGFGSHTFSFINANNERFYVKFHFKSQQPLENFTDAEAAAVIAADRESAQRDLVENIDRGNFPRWNFRVQIMPEADAATYRFNPFDITKVWPHKDYPLIDVGVIELNRNAQNYFAEVEQSAFTPANVVPGIGFSPDRLLQGRLFSYGDTQRYRLGINHHQIPVNAPRTPVANPFHRDGGMRVDGNLGGRVHYEPNRFGDFAQDASVNEPPLAAGAVDRYDHREDEDYYSQPGALFRLFDDGQRERLFGNIARHIHGVPNEIVARQIEHFRRADPAYAQGVVDALARIGQRVDVQKDIDEEDTAAV, from the coding sequence AGCGGCGCGCCCGTAGGAGACAACCAGAACTCGCAGACCGCCGGCCCGCGCGGCCCCGTGACGTTGCAGGACTTCTGGCTCATCGAGAAGCTCGCGCACTTCGATCGCGAAGTGATTCCCGAGCGCCGCGTGCATGCGAAGGGCTCGGGGGCGTTCGGCACGTTGCGCGTGACGCACGACATTTCCCGCTACACGAAGGCGAAGCTCTTCAACGAAATCGGCAAGGAAACGCCTATTTTCATGCGCTTTTCCACGGTGGCCGGCGAGCGCGGCGCGGCCGATGCCGAGCGCGACGTGCGCGGCTTCTCCATCAAGTTCTACACGGAAGAGGGCAACTGGGACGTGGTCGGCAATAACACGCCGGTGTTTTTCATTCGTGATCCGCTCAAGTTTCCCGACTTCATCCATACGCAAAAGCGCGATCCGTACACCAACCTGCGCAGCAACGTGGCGGCGTGGGACTTCTGGTCGCGTCATCCGGAATCGCTGCATCAGGTGACCATTTTGATGAGCGATCGCGGCATTCCGAAGAATTATCGGCAGATGCACGGCTTCGGTTCGCACACCTTCTCGTTCATCAACGCGAATAACGAGCGCTTCTACGTGAAGTTCCACTTCAAGTCGCAGCAGCCGCTCGAAAACTTCACGGATGCGGAAGCGGCCGCCGTGATCGCCGCCGACCGCGAAAGCGCGCAGCGCGATCTGGTCGAGAATATCGACCGGGGCAACTTCCCGCGCTGGAATTTCCGCGTGCAGATCATGCCGGAAGCGGACGCGGCGACGTACCGCTTCAATCCGTTCGACATCACGAAGGTGTGGCCGCACAAGGACTATCCGCTCATCGATGTCGGCGTGATCGAGCTGAACCGCAACGCGCAGAACTACTTCGCGGAGGTCGAGCAGTCGGCCTTCACGCCGGCGAACGTCGTGCCGGGCATCGGCTTTTCGCCGGACCGGCTGTTGCAGGGGCGGCTTTTCTCGTACGGCGACACCCAACGCTACCGCCTCGGCATCAATCACCATCAGATTCCGGTGAACGCGCCGCGCACGCCGGTAGCGAATCCGTTCCATCGCGATGGCGGCATGCGCGTCGACGGCAATCTCGGCGGCCGCGTGCACTACGAGCCGAACCGCTTCGGCGACTTCGCGCAGGACGCGAGCGTCAACGAGCCGCCGCTCGCGGCGGGCGCGGTCGATCGCTACGACCATCGCGAGGACGAGGACTACTACAGCCAGCCGGGCGCGCTCTTCCGCCTGTTCGATGACGGGCAGCGCGAGCGTCTCTTCGGCAACATCGCGCGGCACATTCACGGCGTGCCGAACGAGATCGTCGCGCGGCAGATCGAGCATTTCCGCCGCGCTGATCCGGCCTATGCGCAAGGCGTCGTCGATGCGCTCGCCCGCATCGGGCAGCGGGTCGATGTGCAGAAGGACATCGACGAGGAAGATACGGCCGCTGTGTGA
- a CDS encoding Dps family protein — MAKKGIAPAVNIGINDKDRKRIADGLSRLLADTYTLYLKTHNFHWNVTGPMFNTLHLMFETQYTELATAVDSIAERIRALGVHAPGSYRDFAKLSSIPEAEGVPDAEDMIRQLVEGQEAVVRTAREIFPATEAANDEPTADLLTQRMQTHEKTAWMLRSMLA, encoded by the coding sequence ATGGCGAAAAAAGGCATCGCACCTGCCGTCAACATCGGCATCAACGACAAAGATCGCAAGCGGATCGCCGACGGGCTGTCCCGGCTGCTCGCGGACACCTACACGCTCTACCTGAAGACGCACAATTTCCACTGGAACGTCACGGGGCCGATGTTCAACACGCTGCACCTGATGTTCGAGACGCAATACACGGAACTGGCCACGGCCGTCGATTCGATCGCGGAACGCATTCGCGCCCTCGGCGTGCACGCGCCGGGCAGCTATCGCGACTTCGCGAAGCTCTCGTCGATTCCGGAAGCCGAAGGCGTGCCCGACGCCGAAGACATGATCCGCCAACTGGTGGAAGGTCAGGAAGCGGTGGTGCGCACGGCGCGCGAGATTTTCCCGGCGACCGAAGCCGCCAACGACGAGCCGACCGCCGACCTGCTGACGCAGCGCATGCAGACGCATGAAAAGACCGCGTGGATGCTGCGCTCGATGCTCGCGTAA